A stretch of the Cupriavidus sp. EM10 genome encodes the following:
- a CDS encoding lambda-exonuclease family protein, giving the protein MAMQVLSGPATIQGSPEWLAWRLKGIGASDAPIIMGKSLYTRAYELFKHKTGKGTDPKRNPILQKIRERGKLLEPLARAQYEKLTSTTVTPLVAESAVHPFIRASFDGFDLFSGEPLEVKCPGERAHKLALSGLVPDEYVDQVQQQIFVAEADYGNYYSFDGQDGVLLRVHRDQARIDQIVAAEIAFWERVQSGIWESDEWAAAATHYLLIKREKDELEEREQLAREALIALLPPGAKLREGCGVLLSRTSKKGEVDYTKLLADKGVVVTDTVVDSYRGKGKESFRITVAKDFNLADVDTTPLQIHPPRSIAVPDAPPNLGKYREAVELVI; this is encoded by the coding sequence ATGGCAATGCAAGTCCTGTCAGGGCCGGCAACTATTCAGGGCTCACCTGAATGGCTTGCTTGGCGCCTCAAGGGCATCGGAGCATCAGATGCCCCAATCATCATGGGAAAGTCGCTCTACACCCGCGCTTATGAGCTGTTCAAGCATAAGACGGGTAAGGGTACGGACCCGAAACGTAATCCTATCCTTCAGAAGATCCGCGAGCGGGGCAAGCTCCTTGAACCTCTTGCGCGGGCGCAGTACGAGAAGCTGACAAGCACCACAGTCACTCCCCTCGTCGCCGAGAGTGCCGTCCACCCGTTCATTCGGGCTTCATTCGACGGATTCGACTTGTTCTCGGGCGAGCCGCTCGAGGTCAAGTGTCCGGGTGAACGTGCCCACAAATTGGCCCTTAGCGGCCTCGTCCCTGACGAGTACGTCGACCAAGTCCAGCAACAGATCTTCGTTGCAGAGGCCGATTACGGGAACTACTACTCCTTTGACGGCCAGGACGGAGTCTTGTTGCGAGTACACCGTGATCAGGCGCGGATTGACCAGATTGTCGCAGCAGAGATAGCTTTCTGGGAGCGAGTGCAATCTGGGATATGGGAGTCCGACGAGTGGGCTGCAGCAGCGACTCACTACCTTCTCATCAAGCGTGAGAAAGACGAGTTGGAGGAACGCGAGCAGTTGGCCCGGGAAGCACTTATCGCATTGTTGCCACCTGGTGCAAAGCTGAGAGAAGGCTGTGGCGTGCTTCTATCCAGAACCAGCAAGAAGGGCGAAGTGGACTACACAAAATTGCTTGCTGACAAAGGCGTTGTTGTGACCGATACGGTCGTGGATTCGTACCGCGGCAAGGGTAAGGAGTCCTTCCGAATCACCGTTGCAAAGGACTTCAATCTCGCTGACGTGGATACCACGCCACTGCAGATCCATCCTCCGAGGTCGATCGCCGTGCCGGACGCTCCTCCAAATCTTGGCAAATATCGAGAAGCCGTCGAGCTTGTCATCTAA
- a CDS encoding RDD family protein, whose translation MITKRNVLPRVLLISRRLGANAVDACILAAGVAAATIGAAWIAAMMMDMPSADQLQVIFAGVPADHLTFAWYEAIARGIAPYVMAGLPAIWWAYESMFAKLRMEGTPGKWLFRLATRSAADRKLRFGEILLRSAMKVVTLTCLLFIASPAFLAAVAGLLLLIP comes from the coding sequence ATGATCACGAAACGAAACGTCCTGCCAAGGGTCCTGCTCATCAGTCGGCGGCTGGGCGCGAATGCCGTAGATGCATGTATCCTCGCAGCAGGAGTGGCCGCAGCAACCATCGGTGCAGCGTGGATAGCGGCGATGATGATGGATATGCCGTCAGCCGATCAGCTGCAGGTGATCTTTGCGGGTGTGCCTGCTGACCACCTGACTTTTGCCTGGTACGAAGCGATCGCGCGAGGTATCGCGCCATACGTGATGGCCGGCCTCCCCGCCATCTGGTGGGCCTACGAATCAATGTTTGCGAAGCTGCGGATGGAAGGAACTCCCGGCAAGTGGCTGTTCCGACTGGCCACGCGCAGCGCGGCCGACCGAAAGCTGCGCTTTGGGGAAATTCTGCTGCGAAGTGCGATGAAGGTGGTTACCCTGACTTGCCTCCTCTTCATCGCTTCGCCGGCTTTCCTCGCTGCAGTGGCTGGCCTGCTGCTTCTCATCCCCTGA
- a CDS encoding DNA/RNA non-specific endonuclease, with amino-acid sequence MKSHLLAALLCVLAIPGYAQDPACARSYYQGTAPIVANARLAQGATELCFTEFAVMHSPLSRAAIWSAEHLTPSRVRAARSLQRADAFHPDSRLPSKDRAELADFARSGMDRGHLAPSGDMSTPEAQYESFTLSNIVAQDPDNNRHLFAGIEMAVRNLVERRGSLYVITGPLFTGAKVKQLNGRILVPDRIFKVVFDPAAQKGAAYVVNNEPGTAYEVVSLPELEAMAGLVFFPSLPAEAKASKLPSPAPNSAADRIGGSKNLPSGS; translated from the coding sequence ATGAAATCGCACCTGCTCGCCGCCCTGCTGTGCGTGCTGGCAATCCCGGGGTACGCGCAAGACCCAGCCTGCGCGCGAAGCTACTACCAGGGCACGGCGCCTATCGTCGCGAACGCCCGCCTGGCGCAGGGCGCTACGGAGCTCTGCTTTACCGAGTTCGCCGTCATGCATTCGCCCCTAAGCCGTGCGGCAATCTGGTCGGCGGAACATCTCACGCCGTCGCGTGTTCGCGCAGCCCGTTCGCTACAACGGGCGGACGCGTTTCACCCTGATTCACGCCTCCCATCCAAGGACCGCGCCGAGCTCGCGGACTTCGCACGCTCGGGGATGGATCGAGGCCACCTCGCTCCGAGTGGCGATATGAGCACTCCAGAGGCCCAGTATGAGAGCTTCACGCTCAGCAACATCGTTGCGCAGGACCCGGACAACAACCGGCACCTTTTTGCCGGAATCGAGATGGCCGTCCGCAACCTTGTCGAGCGTCGCGGCTCGCTCTATGTCATCACCGGCCCACTCTTCACCGGCGCCAAAGTCAAACAGCTCAATGGACGCATCCTGGTCCCGGACCGGATTTTCAAGGTCGTCTTCGACCCAGCCGCACAGAAGGGAGCGGCCTACGTTGTCAACAACGAACCCGGGACAGCCTACGAGGTCGTCTCACTCCCTGAGCTTGAAGCGATGGCCGGCTTGGTCTTCTTCCCAAGTTTGCCGGCAGAAGCCAAGGCATCGAAGCTCCCCTCCCCCGCCCCGAACTCCGCGGCAGATCGGATCGGGGGATCGAAAAATCTGCCGAGCGGGTCCTGA
- a CDS encoding VRR-NUC domain-containing protein, producing the protein MGKRLSEKEYEALLGRVQKTSTPVVPQEKPTKRAARAKPTDPPSPRETKVLLACMELLEQHPSVAWVMRMNTGVAVYGEGDQKRFVRFSIPGVSDIVGQLKDGRFFAVEVKRPGKEPTDDQWAFLRNVAQNGGLAGWVDDASQLADFIPARIGQGISPCTVYEPPKRTRLR; encoded by the coding sequence ATGGGAAAACGGCTCAGCGAGAAGGAGTACGAGGCGCTGCTCGGTCGTGTTCAGAAGACCAGCACGCCGGTGGTTCCCCAGGAGAAGCCCACGAAGCGGGCGGCGAGAGCGAAGCCGACCGATCCGCCGTCGCCGCGCGAAACCAAAGTACTGCTGGCATGCATGGAGCTGCTCGAGCAGCATCCCAGCGTTGCCTGGGTCATGCGCATGAACACAGGCGTGGCTGTGTACGGCGAAGGGGATCAGAAGCGCTTTGTCCGGTTCTCTATCCCTGGCGTCTCAGACATCGTCGGACAACTGAAAGACGGTCGATTCTTCGCTGTGGAAGTGAAGCGCCCGGGAAAGGAGCCCACCGACGATCAATGGGCATTCCTTCGGAACGTGGCGCAGAACGGAGGATTGGCCGGCTGGGTCGATGACGCATCTCAACTTGCCGACTTCATCCCTGCACGCATTGGTCAGGGGATCTCTCCTTGCACTGTGTACGAGCCGCCAAAGAGGACCAGACTACGATGA
- a CDS encoding ParM/StbA family protein, producing MLTQTIIGLDVGRSAVKAVAFAQGESYHLTFPSIVSPAIGISDETTARRAAIETVEIEGKQFFTGDTARLQGSPGANAGLSNDWINTPEYQALVASTMKRFEAMGVPGLDKPLLVIGTPANLFSSQQARLKEVTERIVKAEMRVLPQPMGAYCDFYLDEKGLPIRSHIKDASDRTKSWAVIEVGHFTTDFLLMLEGQYVERGAGTCEGLNFAAEHLVRILDGRGIHSNLIECETAIRTKSILQFGQEIDISEEVAKAVSHVAQKINAKADSLLSMDVRKLHGVILAGGGAPLLYEEIKKKWSHCILLDNPACQ from the coding sequence ATGCTTACCCAAACCATCATTGGCCTCGACGTGGGCCGAAGCGCCGTCAAGGCCGTAGCCTTTGCCCAAGGCGAGTCCTACCACCTCACCTTCCCCTCCATCGTCTCGCCTGCCATCGGGATCTCAGACGAGACTACCGCGCGGCGAGCCGCCATCGAAACCGTCGAAATCGAGGGAAAGCAGTTCTTCACGGGCGACACGGCTCGGCTCCAGGGCAGTCCCGGCGCCAATGCCGGTCTGTCGAACGACTGGATCAACACCCCCGAGTACCAGGCGTTGGTCGCCTCGACCATGAAGCGCTTTGAAGCCATGGGGGTTCCCGGCCTCGACAAACCGCTTCTCGTGATCGGTACCCCGGCGAACTTGTTCTCTTCCCAGCAAGCTCGACTCAAAGAGGTCACGGAACGTATCGTCAAGGCCGAGATGCGCGTCCTGCCCCAACCCATGGGCGCGTATTGCGACTTCTACTTGGACGAGAAGGGGCTCCCGATCCGGAGTCATATCAAGGACGCATCCGATCGGACGAAGAGTTGGGCTGTCATCGAAGTCGGCCACTTCACGACCGACTTTCTACTGATGCTCGAAGGGCAGTACGTTGAACGCGGCGCCGGCACATGCGAAGGGCTGAATTTCGCCGCGGAGCATCTGGTACGCATTCTCGATGGCCGCGGGATTCACTCGAATCTCATCGAGTGCGAAACCGCGATCCGGACCAAGTCGATTTTGCAGTTTGGTCAAGAAATCGACATCTCAGAAGAAGTTGCAAAGGCGGTCTCGCACGTTGCCCAGAAGATCAACGCCAAGGCCGACTCCTTGCTGTCCATGGACGTGCGGAAGTTGCACGGCGTGATCCTGGCCGGCGGCGGCGCTCCGCTGCTCTACGAAGAAATCAAGAAGAAGTGGTCGCACTGCATTCTCCTTGACAACCCCGCATGTCAGTAG
- a CDS encoding UvrD-helicase domain-containing protein gives MSKATHEQLTAINSAVRRLVVQACPGAGKTFTLREYALVRPSERILYLTYTKSLQTEAEGKFPQNVECRTTHSLAWSFGRRFKDAGKLGDLRPSDFARAFGIEIGFASILVTTVTSFLFSADTDFEPHHVPDTIAEADVAETLKWGRLAWEAMRDLGRKNVPMPHDGYLKLFQLSKPDLSRRYDRILFDEGQDANPVTTSIVLAQNCPVVIVGDRYQAIFAFRGAVNAMDMIQPDETVYLTQSHRFGPGIARLATMLLSAFRGEERPVHSAFPDRPTGYTVDVSKPYAVIGRTNAKLFDKAVAMLGNKRLHFVGGLSNYPFDKLVDVWSLMSGQPAAVKDQLLKTFGSLEKLEEYATGVDDKEILSLIGVVKEYRSAIPSLVERIKAEAVEQAEHADVLLSTAHRAKGLEFSQVLLLDDFEDFVTANGELLTLDTPELVQELHLLFVALTRAEDVIELNAQMQDIIAILGDRVPEAQPTPGERSTEQVGEQLGQIPGFDYVPVVYTCDVAENATREQDAPMVALAQVPVGAGTDIEKSVELAILRQGLLHVPRLAQEVGVSREIMADVIVEMIRKGLLAESLFLGSPEVVSRLRVAVAA, from the coding sequence ATGAGCAAGGCTACGCACGAACAACTTACCGCGATCAACAGCGCCGTCCGTCGCCTGGTGGTCCAGGCCTGCCCGGGTGCCGGCAAGACGTTCACCCTGAGGGAGTACGCACTGGTGCGTCCCTCGGAGCGCATCCTGTACCTCACCTACACGAAGTCTCTCCAGACCGAAGCCGAGGGCAAGTTCCCCCAGAACGTCGAATGCCGCACCACTCATTCCCTTGCGTGGTCGTTCGGCCGTCGCTTCAAGGACGCCGGTAAGCTGGGCGACCTGCGCCCGAGCGACTTCGCCCGCGCCTTCGGCATCGAGATCGGCTTTGCCAGTATCCTGGTGACCACTGTCACGAGCTTTCTCTTCTCCGCGGATACCGACTTCGAACCGCACCATGTGCCGGACACGATCGCCGAGGCAGATGTCGCCGAGACCCTGAAGTGGGGCAGGCTCGCTTGGGAGGCCATGCGGGATCTCGGCCGCAAGAACGTTCCCATGCCCCATGACGGCTATCTCAAGCTGTTCCAGCTTTCGAAGCCGGACCTGTCGCGTCGCTACGATCGCATCTTGTTCGACGAAGGTCAGGACGCCAACCCGGTCACGACCTCGATCGTTCTTGCCCAGAATTGCCCTGTGGTGATCGTCGGCGACCGGTATCAGGCGATCTTTGCATTCCGGGGTGCCGTCAATGCCATGGACATGATCCAACCGGATGAAACGGTCTACCTCACCCAGAGCCATCGCTTCGGCCCTGGCATTGCCCGGCTGGCCACGATGCTCCTCTCCGCGTTCCGCGGCGAAGAGCGACCTGTGCACAGTGCCTTCCCGGATCGGCCGACTGGCTACACGGTCGACGTGTCCAAGCCGTACGCGGTCATCGGCCGCACGAACGCCAAGCTGTTCGACAAGGCTGTCGCCATGCTGGGCAACAAGCGACTGCACTTTGTCGGTGGGCTCAGTAATTACCCATTTGACAAGTTGGTGGACGTTTGGAGCCTGATGAGCGGCCAGCCGGCCGCCGTCAAGGACCAGCTGCTCAAGACCTTTGGTTCGCTGGAGAAGCTCGAGGAGTACGCGACGGGCGTTGACGACAAGGAAATTCTCTCCCTGATCGGTGTGGTGAAGGAGTACCGCAGCGCGATCCCATCGCTGGTCGAGAGGATCAAGGCGGAGGCAGTGGAACAAGCAGAGCACGCTGACGTTCTGCTCTCGACGGCCCATCGTGCGAAGGGTCTCGAATTCAGCCAGGTACTGCTGCTCGACGACTTCGAAGACTTCGTCACGGCAAATGGCGAGCTGCTGACTCTGGATACGCCCGAACTGGTCCAGGAACTGCACCTGCTGTTCGTGGCCCTCACCCGCGCCGAGGACGTTATCGAGCTCAACGCCCAGATGCAGGACATCATCGCGATCCTAGGGGATCGCGTGCCTGAAGCTCAGCCAACCCCGGGCGAGAGGAGCACCGAACAAGTGGGGGAGCAGCTTGGCCAGATTCCGGGTTTTGATTACGTGCCTGTTGTGTATACGTGTGATGTAGCGGAAAATGCCACGCGTGAACAAGATGCCCCGATGGTCGCGCTGGCGCAAGTGCCGGTTGGTGCTGGCACTGACATCGAGAAATCGGTGGAACTGGCGATCCTCCGGCAAGGCCTCCTTCACGTTCCGCGGCTGGCGCAAGAGGTTGGCGTGAGCCGCGAGATAATGGCGGATGTGATCGTCGAGATGATCCGGAAGGGTCTGCTGGCCGAGTCGCTCTTCCTGGGTAGCCCGGAGGTAGTCAGCCGTCTGCGGGTGGCGGTGGCGGCGTGA
- a CDS encoding DUF3850 domain-containing protein, giving the protein MDLDATRRDAVNLPPEWQSTVMALAEELAGARALVENSAKDAADAAAFRRINTPEVAHFVHASYNEAMHQRVRWGPAHDMAKSNEDWYALLGYLAGKAQQPDIPLDKRLHHVIATSGACFNWHGVLTGSWSDREAADALERARTQPRGPIQHSLKCDSEVFNAVADGRKTHEIRFDDRDYRLGDVLLLKETVYSAAEMQTGAPVLSTGQEIWRVVSHVLTGYGLFPGWVCLSLESPNTKRAALGPDTAANSPEA; this is encoded by the coding sequence GTGGATCTGGATGCGACCAGGCGCGATGCCGTCAATCTCCCGCCCGAGTGGCAAAGCACGGTGATGGCCCTGGCGGAAGAACTGGCTGGGGCACGAGCCTTGGTCGAGAACTCCGCCAAGGATGCCGCTGACGCCGCCGCGTTTCGTCGAATCAACACGCCGGAAGTGGCGCACTTTGTGCACGCGTCGTACAACGAGGCAATGCACCAGCGGGTGCGTTGGGGGCCAGCGCACGACATGGCCAAGTCCAACGAGGACTGGTATGCGCTCCTCGGATACCTCGCCGGCAAGGCGCAACAGCCTGACATCCCGCTCGATAAGCGCCTCCACCATGTCATCGCGACGTCCGGGGCCTGCTTTAACTGGCACGGGGTCCTGACGGGCAGCTGGTCGGACCGTGAAGCCGCCGATGCCCTCGAGCGAGCGCGGACCCAACCCCGAGGCCCCATCCAACACTCCCTGAAATGTGACAGTGAAGTCTTCAACGCCGTTGCGGACGGGCGGAAGACGCATGAGATCCGGTTCGACGACCGCGATTACAGGCTAGGTGACGTACTGCTCCTCAAGGAGACCGTCTACTCCGCTGCGGAAATGCAGACCGGAGCACCGGTGCTCTCCACAGGGCAGGAGATCTGGCGAGTCGTCTCGCACGTGCTGACGGGATACGGCCTTTTCCCGGGCTGGGTTTGCCTCTCGCTTGAGTCACCGAACACAAAGCGGGCCGCACTGGGCCCGGACACCGCAGCGAATTCACCGGAGGCTTGA
- a CDS encoding DUF5131 family protein: MHFWLGCEPVSPGCDHCYAEVSTPVRVLGVKFGTRQPRHRTSAENWKQPLRWEREHAQFYAEHGRRQRVFSASLSDWLDNAVPIEWLVDLLDLVRRTPSLDWLLLTKRIGNFKKRLADASDYVWNSGAGAIADAVSLREWVDEWRSGHPPANVFVGATIVNQAEADRDIPKLLEVPAYVRFLSMEPLLAPVDISDFLTPSYPHCETGFAQGERMEAGYCGTCAGHVSDPIHNPAMRDFVDWVIVGCESGPHARPAHPDWVRSLRDQAVAAGIAFLFKQWGEWLPWDHFNAARIDDSLESTRYATMEWKGDRWEDVGYPIWSDSVDGIVDDRHCMGRVGKKAAGRLLDGKLYDGFPVAGAQPGRHSSVLATGAAVST, encoded by the coding sequence ATACATTTTTGGCTCGGTTGCGAGCCTGTCAGCCCTGGCTGCGATCATTGCTACGCGGAGGTATCGACGCCAGTTCGCGTGCTGGGCGTGAAGTTCGGTACGAGGCAACCGCGTCACCGGACCTCCGCTGAGAACTGGAAACAGCCCTTGCGCTGGGAACGAGAGCACGCGCAGTTCTATGCAGAGCATGGGCGCCGGCAGCGGGTGTTCAGCGCGAGTCTTTCAGATTGGCTAGACAATGCAGTGCCGATCGAATGGCTGGTGGATCTGCTTGACCTGGTGCGCCGGACGCCCAGTCTCGATTGGCTCCTGCTAACAAAGCGCATCGGCAACTTCAAGAAGCGGCTGGCAGATGCCAGCGACTACGTTTGGAACAGCGGCGCCGGCGCTATCGCTGACGCGGTTTCATTGCGCGAGTGGGTCGATGAATGGCGTAGCGGGCATCCCCCTGCAAACGTCTTTGTTGGGGCTACTATTGTCAATCAGGCAGAAGCGGATCGCGACATCCCAAAGCTGCTCGAAGTGCCGGCATATGTGCGCTTCCTTTCGATGGAGCCACTACTAGCGCCAGTAGACATCAGTGACTTCCTGACCCCGAGCTATCCGCATTGTGAAACCGGATTCGCCCAAGGCGAACGAATGGAGGCCGGATACTGTGGCACGTGCGCCGGTCACGTCAGCGACCCTATTCACAACCCAGCGATGCGTGACTTCGTCGACTGGGTGATCGTTGGCTGCGAGAGCGGGCCCCACGCAAGGCCGGCGCATCCGGATTGGGTAAGGAGCTTGAGGGACCAAGCCGTAGCCGCCGGTATTGCCTTCCTGTTCAAGCAGTGGGGTGAATGGTTGCCGTGGGATCATTTCAACGCTGCGCGAATCGACGACAGTTTGGAGAGCACACGATACGCGACGATGGAATGGAAGGGCGATCGCTGGGAAGACGTCGGTTACCCGATCTGGTCTGATTCTGTCGACGGCATAGTTGATGACAGGCACTGTATGGGGCGCGTAGGGAAGAAGGCCGCAGGTCGCTTGCTCGACGGGAAACTCTACGACGGATTCCCGGTGGCGGGCGCACAACCAGGGCGACATTCGTCGGTCTTGGCCACTGGCGCGGCCGTGAGTACATAG
- a CDS encoding N-acetyltransferase codes for MTVWDWFFPARRKRTREGLPSIDVSTTADFYKVFTSPNPVLSATIHNIAGDQVGTARYSISPLSDRVYVFDIRIAPHHQRHGYGTAMLCYLAKEYGQPITPIHEVESANEFWGAARRYRGAGLSVTEDISISEMALEATRWQHLAPIAECLDKLITRRLRVDREPWHVAVGRGFGAEDNGDAATSGPAISDDSNTVRT; via the coding sequence TTGACGGTATGGGACTGGTTCTTCCCCGCGCGAAGGAAGCGCACGAGGGAAGGGTTGCCTTCGATCGATGTCTCCACCACGGCTGACTTCTATAAGGTCTTCACTTCACCGAACCCTGTTCTGAGTGCGACGATCCACAACATAGCCGGCGACCAGGTTGGCACGGCCAGATACTCCATCTCGCCGCTGTCGGACCGCGTCTATGTCTTCGACATCAGAATTGCTCCACACCATCAGCGGCATGGCTATGGGACCGCAATGCTCTGCTACCTCGCAAAGGAGTATGGCCAGCCGATTACCCCCATCCACGAAGTTGAGAGCGCCAACGAGTTCTGGGGCGCCGCCCGTCGTTACAGGGGAGCCGGCCTTTCCGTAACCGAAGATATCTCGATCAGCGAGATGGCACTCGAGGCGACGCGTTGGCAGCATCTCGCGCCCATCGCAGAGTGCCTGGACAAACTGATCACTAGACGGCTGCGTGTCGATCGCGAACCCTGGCATGTTGCCGTTGGTCGCGGGTTTGGCGCGGAGGACAACGGCGACGCCGCTACTTCTGGGCCGGCGATATCGGACGATTCGAATACTGTGAGAACATGA
- a CDS encoding M48 family metalloprotease — MINLIKLLLLATTVVGSGVWIWRTTDPDPKRYRASLSPQEIQTSWKRAPWVISELACLAKAAGLRSSLAFGIANAGAHYSPFWHRVSISRAFLARLSDTDLRLILAHEVAHAARRLQTFSRCGAIEEELAADRAALQMTGSTPEQWAEAIRASVIAEPGMAITNQLALRAEVLGIQLEEP; from the coding sequence ATGATTAATCTCATCAAACTACTGTTGCTGGCGACCACTGTTGTAGGTTCTGGCGTGTGGATTTGGCGTACCACCGACCCAGACCCTAAACGCTACAGGGCGAGTCTCAGCCCGCAGGAGATACAGACATCGTGGAAGCGCGCACCCTGGGTGATCTCGGAACTGGCGTGCTTGGCGAAGGCCGCGGGCCTGCGTAGCTCGCTTGCGTTCGGGATCGCAAACGCCGGCGCTCACTACTCCCCTTTTTGGCACCGCGTCTCCATTTCCCGAGCTTTTCTAGCGAGGTTATCGGATACCGATTTACGCCTGATCCTGGCGCATGAAGTCGCGCATGCAGCGCGTCGATTGCAAACCTTCAGTCGTTGCGGAGCGATAGAGGAAGAACTTGCGGCTGATCGCGCAGCTTTGCAAATGACGGGCAGCACTCCAGAGCAATGGGCTGAGGCCATTCGCGCGTCGGTGATTGCCGAGCCCGGCATGGCGATCACGAATCAGCTTGCACTGCGCGCGGAGGTCCTTGGCATTCAATTGGAGGAACCATGA
- a CDS encoding metalloprotease — protein MRRHSLTLTLAKILFKDGPVKFFQLIYILGRSKLRRTYDAHTRRFLQAGHAALFAAGVIVLWLAVREPSLIDARSTAGRIFCGAIGMALTLSGATWFLMPAFQRATLLGEVTAGTLYGMLLAGVTWLGWERAAALYQANPVALVAGVLVVAALVLAFAHPLSLLLRFRLLRLRTNHYAFETPYHQMLASRPARGQYRGVAIHEAGHALMYSLGDRVPEDAIAYIDFDTISPNLGQVSLPSLKEGDISMAMLEWKLYTYLAGMVAEVLRAGTHGMGVSGDLEGWSELVGPYLLLRSDVVYFANPSNELEIESNKREVAALKKHMLAVLTRFMRANWHVVERIADCLEEVDCLDHQQLAGLITGVVRTGGLPTPVWPEHMGGTPLRQVPGA, from the coding sequence ATGCGTCGCCATAGCCTGACCCTCACGCTGGCAAAGATCCTGTTCAAGGACGGGCCCGTGAAGTTCTTCCAGCTCATCTACATCCTCGGCCGTTCGAAGCTACGCCGGACTTATGATGCCCACACACGGCGCTTTCTCCAAGCCGGCCACGCAGCGCTATTCGCCGCGGGCGTGATAGTGCTGTGGCTCGCTGTGCGAGAGCCATCCCTGATCGATGCAAGGTCTACGGCCGGCCGGATCTTCTGCGGAGCGATCGGCATGGCTCTTACACTGAGCGGTGCGACGTGGTTTCTCATGCCGGCATTTCAACGAGCGACGCTGCTGGGGGAGGTGACGGCCGGCACGTTGTACGGGATGCTCCTCGCCGGTGTCACGTGGTTGGGTTGGGAGCGTGCGGCGGCGCTATACCAGGCCAATCCTGTAGCGTTAGTCGCTGGAGTACTCGTCGTCGCGGCACTTGTGCTGGCGTTTGCCCATCCTCTCTCGCTCCTACTGCGTTTCCGATTGTTGCGGCTGCGCACCAATCATTACGCGTTCGAGACCCCATACCACCAGATGCTCGCCTCGCGCCCAGCTAGGGGACAGTACAGGGGAGTGGCAATTCATGAGGCTGGCCATGCTCTGATGTACAGCTTGGGCGATCGGGTGCCGGAGGACGCGATCGCCTATATTGACTTCGACACCATCTCACCGAATCTGGGGCAGGTTTCGCTGCCATCGCTGAAGGAGGGTGACATCAGCATGGCCATGCTGGAGTGGAAACTGTACACATACCTCGCAGGGATGGTGGCGGAGGTTTTGCGTGCAGGGACTCACGGCATGGGCGTGTCCGGAGACCTCGAAGGCTGGAGCGAGTTAGTTGGCCCATACCTCCTGTTGCGCAGCGATGTTGTGTACTTCGCCAATCCAAGTAACGAGCTGGAGATCGAGTCCAACAAGAGGGAGGTTGCAGCGTTGAAGAAACACATGCTGGCAGTGCTCACGCGCTTTATGCGGGCGAACTGGCATGTCGTCGAGCGGATCGCTGACTGCCTTGAGGAGGTGGACTGCCTTGATCACCAGCAGTTGGCCGGCCTGATTACTGGCGTGGTGCGCACGGGCGGGCTGCCGACGCCAGTTTGGCCAGAGCACATGGGTGGCACGCCACTGCGCCAGGTCCCGGGCGCTTGA